One Desulfatitalea tepidiphila genomic region harbors:
- a CDS encoding DUF748 domain-containing protein codes for MNADAVWVQDSGRIDPIGLQMVDLQIARADGDKAQPMVTLPHVEVAEAAVDLKKRTLAAGRIFTRDGRIALVRGADGRIDLLDTLVDTLVDTRVDTLDNSRVDSPVVQAGTPREQKPAVDSQPTWQVDLGDFKLEGYALDFTDFQFSDPPAHIEAHEISASAQGVSTRTDTQAKVTFALLWSDRGHFNAEGTLTPAPLQAELKIDAAELDLRPVQPYIGQFLNLTVTRGGAATQGTLKIASSADQATNIHYAGQAALNDINAADSIKNRDFVSWKSLFLSGIDMSSAPLRVDIDEVALTDFFSRVVVYPDGTTNIKTILKPVAEDGPAGVRVKEDRSGAIRINTITLQGGTVDFMDRLVEPNVKAVLGDLGGHISGLASIRESRAEVLLRGTTGPQIPFEISGQINPLIEKPFLNMKIVFANIDLSAYAPYSGKYLGYELDKGQLSLNLDYHLENNLLVGQNKVAVDQLTLGAPVKSPQATKLPVKLAIALLKDSKGNIDLDLPVKGSLDDPKFSLGSAILTVLQNLIVDIVSAPFKMLGALFGGGEELQYLQFEPGSAETTDAAREKLVILAKALTERPALNLDIQGRIDPDADRNTLRRLRFERRLKNIKLRSLGRAVPIEEIEISPEERSALIRQAYEAADFPKPRDDKGNFKAITPDEMEKLLVTAIEISTDALRQLALARANAAKNHLIDAGGIAAGRLFVVDSDIQGGAGEEKHTSQVQFKVK; via the coding sequence GTGAACGCGGATGCGGTCTGGGTCCAGGATAGCGGCCGTATCGACCCGATCGGGCTGCAGATGGTCGACCTGCAGATCGCACGCGCGGATGGGGACAAGGCGCAACCCATGGTGACGCTGCCGCATGTCGAGGTGGCCGAGGCAGCCGTCGATCTGAAAAAGCGCACCCTGGCGGCGGGCCGCATTTTCACCCGGGACGGCAGGATCGCGCTCGTCCGCGGCGCCGACGGCCGCATCGATCTATTGGATACCCTGGTGGATACCCTGGTCGATACTCGGGTAGACACGCTGGACAACTCGCGGGTCGACAGTCCCGTCGTGCAGGCCGGAACGCCCCGGGAGCAAAAGCCGGCGGTGGATTCGCAGCCCACCTGGCAGGTGGACCTGGGCGACTTCAAGCTGGAAGGCTATGCCCTTGATTTCACCGATTTCCAGTTCTCCGATCCGCCGGCCCACATCGAGGCCCACGAGATATCGGCTTCGGCCCAGGGGGTTAGCACCCGGACCGATACCCAGGCCAAGGTGACATTCGCTCTTCTATGGAGCGATCGGGGTCATTTCAATGCCGAGGGCACCCTGACCCCGGCGCCGCTGCAGGCAGAGTTGAAGATCGACGCCGCGGAATTGGACCTCCGCCCGGTTCAGCCGTACATCGGCCAGTTCTTGAATTTGACTGTGACTCGTGGCGGGGCCGCTACCCAGGGGACCCTGAAGATCGCATCCAGCGCGGATCAGGCAACGAACATCCACTATGCCGGTCAGGCCGCCCTGAATGACATAAACGCCGCGGACAGCATCAAAAACAGAGACTTCGTATCCTGGAAGAGTCTTTTTCTTTCGGGGATCGACATGAGCAGCGCGCCTCTTCGGGTGGACATCGACGAAGTCGCCCTGACCGATTTTTTCAGCCGAGTGGTCGTCTATCCCGACGGCACCACCAATATTAAGACCATCCTGAAGCCCGTGGCCGAGGACGGACCGGCCGGTGTGCGTGTCAAGGAGGATCGGTCCGGGGCCATTCGCATCAACACCATCACCCTGCAGGGGGGGACTGTGGACTTCATGGATCGGCTCGTTGAGCCCAACGTGAAAGCGGTTCTGGGCGACCTGGGCGGCCACATATCGGGCCTGGCCTCGATCAGGGAATCCAGGGCCGAGGTGCTGCTGCGCGGCACCACCGGCCCCCAGATCCCTTTCGAGATCAGCGGACAGATCAACCCTCTGATCGAAAAACCCTTCCTGAATATGAAGATCGTTTTCGCCAACATCGACCTGAGCGCCTACGCCCCCTATTCGGGCAAATATCTGGGTTACGAGTTGGATAAGGGCCAGCTCTCCCTGAATCTGGACTATCACCTGGAGAACAATCTCCTGGTCGGTCAAAACAAGGTGGCCGTCGATCAACTCACCTTGGGAGCTCCGGTGAAGAGCCCCCAGGCCACCAAGCTGCCGGTGAAGCTCGCCATCGCCCTGCTCAAGGACAGCAAAGGCAACATCGACCTCGATCTGCCGGTCAAAGGATCGCTCGACGACCCCAAGTTCAGCCTGGGCAGCGCCATCCTCACCGTGCTGCAGAATCTGATCGTGGATATCGTCAGCGCGCCCTTCAAGATGCTCGGCGCGTTGTTCGGCGGCGGAGAGGAGTTGCAGTACCTGCAGTTCGAGCCGGGCAGCGCGGAGACGACCGATGCCGCTCGGGAAAAGCTGGTCATTCTGGCAAAGGCCTTGACCGAGCGGCCGGCCCTCAACCTGGACATCCAGGGCCGCATCGATCCCGACGCCGACCGCAACACCCTGCGCCGGCTTCGGTTCGAGCGCCGGTTGAAAAACATCAAGCTCAGATCCCTGGGCCGCGCCGTTCCCATCGAGGAGATCGAGATCTCCCCCGAAGAGCGATCGGCGTTGATTCGCCAGGCCTATGAAGCGGCCGACTTTCCCAAGCCGCGCGACGACAAAGGCAATTTCAAAGCGATCACACCCGACGAGATGGAAAAACTGCTCGTCACCGCCATCGAGATCTCCACCGACGCCCTGCGCCAGCTTGCCTTGGCCCGCGCCAACGCTGCCAAGAACCACCTCATCGACGCGGGCGGCATCGCCGCCGGCCGCCTCTTCGTGGTCGATTCCGACATACAGGGCGGTGCGGGAGAAGAGAAGCACACGAGCCAGGTCCAGTTCAAAGTCAAATAG
- a CDS encoding S8/S53 family peptidase translates to MNDKTATVSANRLLVKLRPSPTLKAAESRAHLRPLYDTPQAKAAMLGFGTEPQWFLADLPKGAINPWDLAHARVAGELGVAESDVIFVEPDMVHTIYPDVTERKVGQAFAVGEQCVDTPQDGGHGKALGPDRFAWHLGEDYTQLGKARDAVAFTEPRTRIAHLDTGYYRAHCTTPRHVLRHLERNFVSGDADPHSAEDPDNRRLLLDNSGHGTGTISILAGGKVPGFGDIDLGGAPEAEVLPLRIADSVVLLYTSAFARALDYAVVQHCDVVTMSMGGLPSRAWREAVDKAYLSGLCLVAAAGNM, encoded by the coding sequence ATGAACGACAAAACTGCGACCGTGTCTGCAAACCGTTTGCTCGTGAAGCTCCGCCCCTCTCCCACGCTCAAGGCGGCGGAGTCCCGGGCCCATCTGCGCCCGCTTTACGACACGCCCCAGGCCAAAGCGGCCATGCTCGGATTCGGCACCGAACCGCAGTGGTTTCTGGCCGATCTGCCCAAGGGCGCCATCAATCCCTGGGACCTGGCTCACGCAAGGGTCGCCGGCGAGCTCGGCGTCGCCGAATCGGACGTCATTTTTGTGGAGCCGGACATGGTCCATACCATCTACCCGGATGTCACCGAGCGAAAGGTCGGCCAGGCGTTTGCGGTGGGCGAGCAGTGCGTCGACACCCCCCAGGACGGCGGCCACGGCAAGGCGCTCGGGCCGGATCGCTTCGCCTGGCATCTCGGCGAAGACTATACGCAACTGGGCAAGGCGCGGGACGCCGTGGCTTTCACCGAGCCGCGGACGCGCATCGCCCACCTGGACACGGGTTATTACCGGGCGCACTGCACCACGCCCCGGCACGTCCTGCGGCACCTGGAACGCAACTTCGTGAGCGGCGACGCCGATCCGCACAGCGCCGAGGACCCGGACAATCGGCGTCTTCTGCTGGACAATTCCGGCCATGGCACCGGCACCATCAGCATCCTGGCCGGCGGCAAGGTGCCGGGCTTCGGCGACATTGATCTCGGCGGTGCGCCCGAGGCGGAGGTTCTACCCCTCCGGATCGCCGACAGCGTGGTGCTGCTCTACACGAGCGCCTTTGCCCGGGCCCTGGACTATGCCGTCGTCCAGCATTGCGACGTGGTGACCATGAGCATGGGCGGGCTGCCTTCGCGCGCCTGGCGCGAGGCGGTGGACAAGGCTTATTTGAGCGGGCTCTGCCTCGTGGCCGCTGCGGGTAACATGTGA